From a single Streptomyces sp. NBC_00377 genomic region:
- a CDS encoding LacI family DNA-binding transcriptional regulator has protein sequence MRPPTIRDVADRAGVSKSLVSLVLRGSDQVRAEKREAVWRAVRELDYRPNAAARSLSERRTLADSAPRPAGETRTPLVGVLLHDLRNPWYVDLLDGLNSVLHTSGVHMLLADARLHRRVGQDPAGPFLDLGADGLVVVGTLPDAAALETVAGRMPVVVAGAREPVPAGVDLVANDDEHGARLVTEHLVALGHRRIAHLAGYGAVADLRRRGFEATMRAAGPAHEALVEAGDMTEEGGYRATVRLLARAERPTAVFAVNDMTAVGALSAAHELGLRVPRDLSVAGYDDTSIARLRHVWLTTVDGAGREVGRRAARCLLDRLEQPGGEGRVHLAAPALELRGTTARPSALTG, from the coding sequence ATGAGACCCCCGACCATCCGTGACGTGGCCGACCGGGCCGGCGTGTCCAAGTCGCTGGTCTCCCTGGTGCTGCGCGGCTCCGACCAGGTGCGCGCCGAGAAGCGGGAGGCCGTCTGGCGGGCGGTGCGCGAGCTGGACTACCGGCCCAATGCGGCCGCGCGCAGCCTCAGCGAGCGGCGCACGCTCGCGGACTCGGCCCCCCGCCCGGCCGGGGAGACCCGGACGCCCCTGGTCGGCGTGCTGCTGCACGACCTGCGCAACCCCTGGTACGTCGACCTCCTGGACGGCCTCAACTCCGTACTGCACACCAGCGGAGTGCACATGCTGCTCGCCGACGCCCGGCTGCACCGGCGCGTCGGCCAGGACCCGGCCGGACCCTTTCTGGACCTGGGGGCGGACGGCCTGGTCGTGGTCGGCACGCTGCCCGACGCGGCGGCGCTGGAGACCGTCGCAGGCCGGATGCCGGTCGTCGTCGCGGGAGCCCGCGAGCCGGTGCCGGCCGGGGTGGACCTGGTGGCGAACGACGACGAGCACGGCGCCCGCCTGGTCACGGAGCACCTCGTCGCACTGGGCCACCGCCGTATCGCCCACCTCGCGGGCTACGGCGCCGTCGCCGACTTGCGTCGGCGGGGCTTCGAGGCCACGATGCGGGCGGCGGGACCCGCCCACGAGGCGCTCGTCGAGGCGGGCGACATGACCGAGGAGGGCGGCTACCGGGCCACGGTGCGGCTGCTCGCCCGCGCCGAGCGGCCCACGGCCGTCTTCGCCGTCAACGACATGACGGCGGTCGGGGCGCTGTCGGCGGCCCATGAACTGGGCCTGCGGGTGCCACGTGACCTGTCCGTGGCCGGCTACGACGACACCAGCATCGCGCGGCTGCGTCATGTGTGGCTCACGACGGTCGACGGCGCCGGCCGCGAGGTGGGCCGCCGTGCCGCCCGCTGCCTGCTCGACCGTCTGGAACAGCCCGGGGGAGAGGGGCGGGTGCACCTGGCCGCGCCGGCTCTGGAGCTCCGGGGGACGACGGCACGCCCGTCCGCGCTCACAGGGTGA
- a CDS encoding Gfo/Idh/MocA family protein, translating into MVDALGVAVVGFGWMGRVHTQAYTRVRHHYPRLGVRPELVTVAEEVPGRAEEAADRFGFASFTRDWREVAADPRVQAVSITAPNFLHREIGVAMAEAGKHIWIEKPVGLAPRDARAVADAVAEAGVQGAVGFNYRNAPAVETARDLIASGELGTVTHVRLRLFSDYAAHPDGALTWRYERERGGSGVLGDLASHGVDLARFLLGDIASLTADTAVFVAERARPTGATAGHSLAVGGELGPVENEDYVNCLLRFASGARGVLEACRVSVGEQNNYGFEVHGTKGAVFWDFRRMNELGVSRGATYQDQPVSTVYVGPGDGEFGAFQPGAANAMGYDDLKVIEAHRFLRSVAEGTPHGATLADAVHSATVLEAMSRSARSGSWVDVHP; encoded by the coding sequence ATGGTGGATGCGCTGGGAGTGGCCGTCGTCGGGTTCGGCTGGATGGGCCGGGTGCACACCCAGGCGTACACCCGGGTCCGGCACCACTACCCGCGACTGGGCGTGCGTCCGGAACTCGTGACCGTCGCCGAGGAGGTGCCGGGGCGCGCCGAGGAGGCCGCGGACCGGTTCGGCTTCGCGTCGTTCACGCGGGACTGGCGCGAGGTGGCCGCCGACCCGCGCGTGCAGGCCGTCAGCATCACCGCGCCGAACTTCCTGCACCGCGAGATCGGTGTCGCGATGGCGGAGGCCGGCAAGCACATCTGGATCGAGAAGCCGGTGGGGCTCGCTCCCCGGGACGCCCGGGCGGTGGCGGACGCGGTGGCCGAGGCCGGCGTCCAGGGCGCGGTCGGCTTCAACTACCGCAACGCGCCGGCCGTGGAGACGGCCCGCGACCTGATCGCCTCCGGTGAGCTCGGCACGGTCACCCATGTCCGGCTCCGTCTGTTCAGCGACTACGCGGCCCACCCCGACGGCGCCCTGACCTGGCGCTACGAGCGGGAGCGGGGCGGCAGCGGAGTGCTCGGCGACCTGGCTTCGCACGGCGTCGACCTGGCCCGTTTCCTGCTCGGCGACATCGCCTCCCTGACGGCCGACACGGCGGTCTTCGTCGCCGAGCGGGCCCGCCCGACGGGGGCGACGGCGGGCCACAGCCTCGCCGTCGGCGGTGAACTCGGTCCGGTCGAGAACGAGGACTACGTCAACTGCCTGCTGCGCTTCGCCTCCGGCGCCCGGGGCGTGCTGGAGGCCTGCCGCGTCTCCGTCGGCGAGCAGAACAACTACGGCTTCGAGGTGCACGGCACCAAAGGCGCCGTGTTCTGGGACTTCAGGAGGATGAACGAACTCGGCGTCAGCCGCGGCGCCACCTACCAGGACCAGCCTGTCAGCACGGTGTACGTCGGCCCCGGAGACGGCGAGTTCGGCGCCTTCCAGCCCGGTGCGGCGAACGCCATGGGCTACGACGACCTCAAGGTGATCGAGGCCCACCGCTTCCTGCGCTCGGTCGCCGAGGGCACTCCCCACGGGGCGACCCTCGCGGACGCGGTGCACAGCGCGACCGTGCTGGAGGCGATGAGCCGGTCGGCGCGGAGCGGTTCGTGGGTGGACGTGCACCCTTAG
- a CDS encoding LacI family DNA-binding transcriptional regulator: MGHPFPIREIARQAGLSEATVDRVLNARGGVRESTVQEVRRAIADLDRQRTQVRLVGRTFMVDIVMQAPERFTTAVRGALEAELPSLHPAVLRSRFHFRETGPAQELVATLDRIARRGSQGVVLKAPDVPETNAAVSRLVAAGIPVVTLVTDLPASARLAYVGIDDRAAGATAAYLMGQWLGDRPGNVLTSLSSGFFRNEEEREMGFRSVMRARHPERVLVEIAEGQGLDVTQYELVRAALQRDPDIRAVYSIGGGNNATLRAFADLGRECAVFVAHDLDHDNTRLLRGHRLSAVLHHDLRRDVREACHTVMRAHGALPPAGPTLPSPIQVVTPYNMPPRAAAD, from the coding sequence GTGGGCCACCCCTTCCCCATCCGGGAGATCGCACGTCAGGCCGGTCTGAGCGAGGCGACCGTCGACCGGGTCCTGAACGCCAGGGGCGGGGTGCGGGAGTCCACGGTGCAGGAGGTGCGGCGCGCCATCGCCGATCTGGACCGGCAGCGCACGCAGGTCAGACTCGTCGGCCGGACCTTCATGGTCGACATCGTGATGCAGGCGCCGGAACGGTTCACCACCGCCGTCCGGGGCGCCCTGGAGGCCGAGCTGCCGTCCCTGCACCCGGCCGTGCTGCGCTCCCGTTTCCACTTTCGGGAGACAGGGCCGGCCCAGGAGCTGGTGGCGACCCTCGACCGGATAGCCCGGCGCGGCTCGCAAGGCGTCGTCCTCAAGGCGCCGGACGTCCCGGAGACCAACGCCGCCGTCAGCCGGCTGGTGGCCGCGGGCATCCCGGTCGTCACCCTGGTGACGGACCTGCCGGCCAGCGCGCGTCTGGCCTACGTGGGTATCGACGACCGGGCCGCCGGGGCCACCGCCGCCTACCTCATGGGCCAGTGGCTCGGCGACCGCCCCGGCAATGTGCTCACCAGCCTCAGCAGCGGGTTCTTCCGCAACGAGGAGGAGCGCGAGATGGGATTTCGCAGCGTGATGCGGGCCCGCCACCCCGAGCGTGTCCTGGTCGAGATCGCCGAGGGACAGGGGCTGGACGTCACCCAGTACGAGCTGGTCCGGGCCGCGCTGCAACGCGACCCGGACATCCGCGCCGTCTACTCCATCGGCGGCGGCAACAACGCCACCCTGCGGGCCTTCGCCGACCTCGGCCGGGAGTGCGCCGTGTTCGTGGCGCACGACCTCGACCACGACAACACCCGGCTGCTGCGCGGACACCGGCTGTCCGCCGTCCTGCACCACGACCTGCGGCGCGACGTGCGCGAGGCCTGCCACACCGTGATGCGGGCGCACGGTGCGCTGCCGCCGGCCGGGCCCACGCTGCCGTCGCCGATCCAGGTGGTCACCCCCTACAACATGCCGCCCCGGGCGGCGGCCGACTGA
- a CDS encoding phytanoyl-CoA dioxygenase family protein — MSFTSVRGPAWLTEQDCGLDAFRALVERTTDLAGFPNATAVEGNVLVYDSERLRAAGADRAVAAELVRALTDGPGVVVFRGAFPDPAVVDRTTAVFDALIARQHASGAGAGDHFAKPGANDRVWNALEKAALHDPEAFADYYANDILALVSRAWLGPGYQVTSQVNVVNPGGGAQSPHRDYHLGFLAADAAAAYPAHVHRLSPVLTLQGAVAHCDMPVESGPTLYLPYSQTYEPGYLAWRLPEFQEYFEKHHVQLPLAKGDAAFFNPAVLHAAGANRTTGVRRTANLLQVSSAFGRAMETVDREAVVNAVFPVLLKRRARGADEAWLERVVAASAEGYPFPTNLDSDPPVDGLAPPTQADVVRRALHEEWTPQTLRDELRAGAARRTS, encoded by the coding sequence ATGTCCTTCACCTCCGTGCGGGGCCCTGCCTGGCTGACCGAGCAGGACTGCGGCCTCGACGCCTTCCGCGCCCTCGTCGAGCGCACCACCGACCTCGCCGGCTTCCCGAACGCCACGGCGGTCGAGGGGAACGTCCTCGTCTACGACAGCGAGCGTCTGCGCGCCGCCGGAGCGGACCGTGCGGTCGCCGCCGAGCTGGTGCGGGCCCTGACCGACGGGCCCGGTGTCGTCGTCTTCCGTGGCGCCTTCCCCGACCCGGCGGTCGTCGACCGGACCACCGCCGTGTTCGACGCGCTCATCGCCCGGCAGCACGCCTCGGGTGCCGGCGCGGGGGACCACTTCGCGAAGCCCGGCGCCAACGACCGCGTCTGGAACGCCCTGGAGAAGGCCGCCCTGCACGACCCGGAGGCGTTCGCCGACTACTACGCCAACGACATCCTCGCGCTGGTCTCGCGGGCCTGGCTCGGTCCGGGCTACCAGGTGACGTCGCAGGTCAACGTGGTCAACCCGGGCGGAGGGGCACAGAGTCCGCACCGCGACTACCACCTGGGGTTCCTCGCCGCCGACGCGGCCGCCGCCTACCCGGCGCACGTCCACCGCCTCTCCCCCGTGCTCACCCTCCAGGGCGCGGTCGCGCACTGCGACATGCCCGTGGAGTCCGGGCCGACGCTGTACCTGCCGTACTCGCAGACGTACGAGCCCGGCTATCTGGCGTGGCGACTGCCGGAGTTCCAGGAGTACTTCGAGAAGCACCACGTCCAACTGCCCCTGGCGAAGGGCGACGCCGCGTTCTTCAACCCGGCCGTCCTGCACGCCGCCGGCGCCAACCGAACCACCGGTGTGCGCCGGACGGCGAACCTGCTCCAGGTGTCCTCGGCCTTCGGGCGCGCGATGGAGACCGTGGACCGGGAGGCGGTGGTGAACGCGGTTTTCCCCGTGCTGCTGAAGCGGCGGGCGCGGGGCGCGGACGAGGCGTGGCTGGAGCGTGTCGTCGCCGCGAGCGCCGAGGGCTACCCCTTCCCCACCAATCTCGACAGCGACCCGCCCGTCGACGGTCTGGCCCCGCCCACGCAGGCGGACGTCGTACGGCGGGCGTTGCACGAGGAGTGGACCCCGCAGACGCTCCGGGACGAACTGCGGGCCGGCGCCGCACGGCGCACCAGCTGA
- a CDS encoding SDR family oxidoreductase, with translation MGLLDDKVVLVNGGTQGVGAAVARAAVREGALVAVTGRRPEPGDALVAELTAAGGKAVFVRADLSDAGQAKASVAETVAAYGRVDCLVNSAGLTSRGTLLDTTPELFDQHIAINLRAPFFTMQAAVADMLAREAPGTVVNIITSSAHGGQPFLAPYVAAKAGLIGLTRNAAHAHRFDRVRINGLNIGWTATEGEDATQRAFHGAGDDWREQAAARLPMGRLGRPDEIADFVVFLLSERSGVVTGSVIDWDQNVLGGLD, from the coding sequence ATGGGACTTCTCGACGACAAGGTCGTCCTCGTCAACGGCGGCACCCAGGGTGTCGGCGCGGCCGTCGCGCGGGCCGCGGTCCGTGAGGGCGCGCTCGTCGCCGTCACCGGGCGGCGGCCGGAGCCGGGCGACGCCCTGGTGGCGGAGCTGACGGCGGCCGGCGGCAAGGCCGTCTTCGTACGGGCCGACCTCTCCGACGCCGGGCAGGCGAAGGCGTCGGTGGCCGAGACGGTCGCCGCGTACGGCCGTGTCGACTGCCTGGTCAACTCGGCGGGGCTGACCTCCCGGGGCACGCTGCTGGACACCACGCCCGAGCTGTTCGACCAGCACATCGCGATCAACCTCAGGGCGCCGTTCTTCACGATGCAGGCTGCGGTCGCGGACATGCTGGCCCGGGAGGCGCCGGGCACGGTCGTCAACATCATCACCTCTTCGGCCCATGGCGGTCAGCCGTTTCTCGCGCCGTACGTCGCCGCGAAGGCGGGATTGATCGGCCTCACGCGCAACGCGGCGCACGCGCACCGCTTCGACCGGGTCCGGATCAACGGCCTCAACATCGGCTGGACGGCCACCGAGGGCGAGGACGCGACCCAGCGGGCCTTCCACGGCGCCGGGGACGACTGGCGCGAGCAGGCCGCCGCACGGCTGCCGATGGGCAGGCTGGGCCGACCGGACGAGATCGCCGACTTCGTGGTGTTCCTGCTGTCCGAGCGGTCGGGCGTGGTCACCGGTTCGGTGATCGACTGGGACCAGAACGTACTGGGCGGCCTGGACTGA
- a CDS encoding Gfo/Idh/MocA family protein — translation MRIGILGLGRIGAFHAETLSGLDAVASLVVADPFAEAAKNAAERFGAEVADSLEAVLAAGVDGVVIAAATDAHPGLILAAVEAGIPVFCEKPVAKTMREGVEVLRAVQGSSVPIQIGYNRRFDAGFVAARAAVRTGELGKLHTVRSTTLDPAPPPAAYVAASGGIFRDCSVHDFDIIRWVTGREVTEVYAVGGNRGADYIREAGDADTTGAILTLDDGTIAVVSNSRHNARGYDVRMEIHGFADSIAVGLEDKLPLRSVEPGVTFPAGTPHDFFMDRFTAAYRAELTAFTEVVAGSRPSPCTIEDALEAGWIAEACTLSLHEHRPVTIAEVRAS, via the coding sequence ATGCGCATCGGAATCCTCGGCCTCGGCCGCATCGGCGCCTTCCACGCCGAGACCCTCTCCGGACTCGACGCCGTGGCGTCGCTCGTCGTGGCCGACCCGTTCGCGGAGGCCGCCAAGAACGCCGCCGAGCGGTTCGGCGCCGAGGTCGCCGACTCCCTCGAGGCCGTCCTGGCCGCCGGGGTGGACGGCGTCGTGATCGCGGCGGCGACGGACGCGCACCCCGGCCTGATCCTGGCCGCCGTCGAGGCGGGCATCCCCGTCTTCTGCGAGAAGCCCGTCGCGAAGACCATGCGCGAGGGCGTCGAGGTGCTCAGGGCGGTGCAGGGCAGTTCCGTGCCCATCCAGATCGGCTACAACCGCCGCTTCGACGCGGGCTTCGTCGCCGCGCGGGCGGCCGTGCGGACGGGCGAGCTGGGCAAGCTCCACACGGTCCGCTCGACCACGCTCGACCCGGCTCCGCCGCCGGCCGCGTACGTCGCCGCCTCCGGTGGCATCTTCCGGGACTGTTCCGTGCACGACTTCGACATCATCCGCTGGGTCACCGGCCGCGAGGTGACGGAGGTGTACGCGGTCGGCGGCAACAGGGGCGCCGACTACATCAGGGAGGCGGGCGACGCCGACACCACCGGCGCGATCCTCACCCTGGACGACGGCACGATCGCCGTGGTGTCCAACTCCCGCCACAACGCCCGCGGTTACGACGTCCGGATGGAGATCCACGGTTTCGCCGACTCCATCGCCGTCGGCCTGGAGGACAAGCTGCCGCTGCGGTCGGTGGAGCCCGGGGTGACCTTCCCGGCCGGTACCCCGCACGACTTCTTCATGGACCGCTTCACCGCCGCCTACCGCGCCGAACTCACCGCGTTCACCGAGGTCGTGGCCGGCTCCCGGCCCTCGCCCTGCACGATCGAGGACGCCCTGGAGGCGGGCTGGATCGCGGAGGCGTGCACGCTGTCCCTGCACGAGCACCGGCCGGTGACGATCGCGGAGGTCCGCGCCTCCTGA
- a CDS encoding ATP-binding cassette domain-containing protein — MTTNGTGTHGAILADTVPEGGDSPLVELRSAGKSYGNIRALHGVDLTVRPGQVTCVLGDNGAGKSTLIKIVSGLHQHTEGEFLVDGRPVRFSTPREALDRGIATVYQDLATVPLMPVWRNFFLGSEMTKGPWPVRRLDIERMKKTADEELRNMGIVLDDLEQPIGTLSGGQRQCVAIARAVYFGARVLILDEPTAALGVKQSGVVLKYIAAARERGLGVIFITHNPHHAYMVGDHFSVLRLGTMELTASRDQVSLEELTNHMAGGTELAALKHELAQVRGVDVEELPEEKDLTAPVASPGEKTP; from the coding sequence ATGACCACCAACGGAACCGGCACACACGGCGCCATCCTCGCGGACACGGTCCCCGAGGGCGGGGACAGCCCGCTCGTCGAACTGCGGAGCGCGGGCAAGTCCTACGGCAACATCCGCGCCCTGCACGGCGTGGACCTCACCGTCCGTCCCGGCCAGGTGACCTGCGTCCTCGGCGACAACGGCGCCGGCAAGTCCACCCTCATCAAGATCGTCTCGGGGCTGCACCAGCACACCGAGGGCGAGTTCCTCGTCGACGGCCGGCCGGTGCGCTTCAGCACCCCGCGCGAGGCCCTCGACCGCGGTATCGCCACCGTCTACCAGGACCTCGCCACCGTGCCCCTGATGCCGGTCTGGCGCAACTTCTTCCTCGGCTCCGAGATGACCAAGGGCCCCTGGCCCGTGCGCCGCCTCGACATCGAGAGGATGAAGAAGACCGCCGACGAGGAACTGCGCAACATGGGCATCGTGCTCGACGACCTCGAACAGCCCATCGGCACCCTCTCCGGCGGCCAGCGCCAGTGTGTCGCCATCGCCCGCGCCGTCTACTTCGGCGCCCGCGTGCTGATCCTCGACGAGCCGACGGCCGCCCTCGGCGTCAAGCAGTCCGGCGTGGTGCTCAAGTACATCGCCGCCGCCCGCGAACGCGGACTCGGCGTCATCTTCATCACCCACAACCCCCACCACGCCTACATGGTCGGCGACCACTTCAGCGTCCTGCGCCTCGGCACCATGGAACTCACCGCCTCCCGCGACCAGGTCAGCCTCGAGGAACTCACCAACCACATGGCCGGCGGCACCGAACTCGCGGCCCTCAAGCACGAACTGGCCCAGGTACGCGGCGTGGACGTCGAGGAGCTCCCCGAGGAGAAGGACCTCACCGCCCCCGTGGCGAGCCCCGGCGAGAAGACACCGTGA
- a CDS encoding ABC transporter permease: protein MSMTQHAEPAVTTPPAPGRKENDGRTKQRPLALRLLARPEVGVFLGAVAVYVFFLITAPPVREGSAMANILYQSSTIGIMALPVALLMIGGEFDLSAGVAVITSALTASMLAYQLSMNVWVGVVVALLVSLGIGFLNGWMVVKTGLPSFLITLGTFLILQGVNLAVTKLVTTNVATDDISDMDGFGQAKKIFASSFDVGGVQVKITIVYWLVFAAIATWILLRTRYGNWIFAVGGNKDSARAVGVPVTFTKISLFMLVGFGAWFVGMHQLFTFNTVQSGEGVGQELIYISAAVIGGCLLTGGAGSAIGPVFGAFMFGMVQQGIVYAGWNPDWFKAFLGVMLLGAVLINLWVQRTATRR from the coding sequence ATGAGCATGACCCAGCATGCCGAGCCGGCGGTGACCACACCGCCGGCCCCCGGCCGCAAGGAGAACGACGGCCGGACCAAGCAACGCCCCCTGGCCCTGCGGCTGCTGGCGCGCCCCGAGGTCGGGGTCTTCCTCGGTGCGGTCGCGGTGTACGTGTTCTTCCTGATCACCGCCCCGCCGGTGCGCGAAGGCAGCGCGATGGCGAACATCCTGTACCAGTCGTCGACGATCGGGATCATGGCGCTGCCGGTCGCGCTGCTGATGATCGGCGGCGAGTTCGACCTCTCCGCCGGCGTCGCCGTCATCACCTCGGCGCTCACCGCCAGCATGCTCGCCTACCAGTTGAGCATGAACGTCTGGGTCGGTGTGGTCGTCGCCCTCCTGGTGTCGTTGGGGATCGGCTTCCTCAACGGGTGGATGGTGGTGAAGACCGGGCTGCCCAGCTTCCTGATCACCCTGGGCACGTTCCTGATCCTCCAGGGCGTCAACCTCGCGGTGACCAAGCTGGTCACCACCAACGTGGCCACCGACGACATCAGCGACATGGACGGCTTCGGCCAGGCGAAGAAGATCTTCGCCTCCTCCTTCGACGTCGGTGGCGTCCAGGTCAAGATCACCATCGTGTACTGGCTGGTCTTCGCGGCCATCGCCACCTGGATCCTGCTGCGCACCCGGTACGGCAACTGGATCTTCGCGGTCGGCGGGAACAAGGACAGCGCGCGGGCCGTCGGCGTGCCCGTGACGTTCACCAAGATCTCGCTGTTCATGCTGGTCGGCTTCGGCGCCTGGTTCGTCGGCATGCACCAGCTGTTCACCTTCAACACCGTGCAGTCCGGCGAGGGCGTCGGCCAGGAGCTGATCTACATCTCCGCGGCCGTCATCGGCGGCTGCCTGCTGACCGGCGGCGCCGGATCGGCGATCGGCCCGGTCTTCGGCGCGTTCATGTTCGGCATGGTGCAGCAGGGCATCGTCTACGCCGGCTGGAACCCCGACTGGTTCAAGGCATTCCTCGGCGTCATGCTCCTCGGCGCCGTCCTCATCAATCTGTGGGTCCAGCGCACGGCCACCCGGAGGTGA
- a CDS encoding sugar ABC transporter substrate-binding protein, with the protein MDSSSPFRSRRIAPVVAMAAVVTLTLAGCSSSSGGKKSEESADGASAGKASTPQMTVALVTHQSPGDTFWDIVRKGAEAAAAKDNVKLVYSADPNAGNQANLIQNAIDQKVDGIAVTLAKPDALKDVVAKAKTAKIPVVGLNSGVSEWKNLGLMEFFGQDETVAGEALGNRLNSEGAKKAVCVIQEQGNIGLTQRCAGVKNTFKGATETLYVNGTDMPSVKSTITAKLSQDKAIDYVVTLGAPFALTAVQSKSDAGSKAKIATFDLNKDLTSAIDKGTIEFAVDQQPYLQGYLAIDSLWLYKNNGNYMGGGEQPVLTGPAFVDKTNVDAVASFAAKGTR; encoded by the coding sequence ATGGACAGCTCTTCTCCCTTCCGCTCGCGCAGAATCGCCCCGGTCGTGGCCATGGCCGCGGTGGTGACCCTGACCCTGGCGGGCTGTTCCAGCAGTTCCGGTGGCAAGAAGTCCGAGGAGAGCGCGGACGGCGCTTCCGCGGGCAAGGCGAGCACCCCCCAGATGACGGTCGCCCTGGTGACCCACCAGTCGCCCGGCGACACCTTCTGGGACATCGTCCGCAAGGGCGCCGAGGCGGCCGCCGCCAAGGACAACGTCAAGCTGGTGTACTCCGCCGACCCCAACGCCGGAAACCAGGCCAACCTGATCCAGAACGCCATCGACCAGAAGGTCGACGGCATCGCGGTCACCCTCGCCAAGCCGGACGCCCTCAAGGACGTCGTCGCCAAGGCGAAGACCGCGAAGATACCCGTGGTCGGCCTCAACTCCGGTGTCAGCGAGTGGAAGAACCTCGGCCTGATGGAGTTCTTCGGCCAGGACGAGACCGTGGCCGGCGAGGCCCTCGGCAACCGCCTCAACTCCGAAGGCGCCAAGAAGGCCGTCTGCGTCATCCAGGAACAGGGCAACATCGGCCTGACCCAGCGCTGTGCCGGTGTGAAGAACACGTTCAAGGGCGCGACGGAGACCCTGTACGTCAACGGCACCGACATGCCGTCCGTGAAGTCGACGATCACCGCCAAGCTGAGCCAGGACAAGGCCATCGACTACGTCGTCACCCTCGGCGCCCCGTTCGCGCTGACGGCGGTGCAGTCGAAGTCCGACGCGGGCAGCAAGGCCAAGATCGCGACCTTCGACCTGAACAAGGACCTGACGAGCGCCATCGACAAGGGCACCATCGAGTTCGCCGTCGACCAGCAGCCCTACCTCCAGGGCTACCTGGCGATCGACTCGCTGTGGCTCTACAAGAACAACGGCAACTACATGGGCGGCGGCGAGCAGCCGGTGCTGACCGGTCCCGCCTTCGTGGACAAGACCAACGTCGACGCGGTCGCCTCGTTCGCCGCGAAGGGCACCCGGTGA
- a CDS encoding GntR family transcriptional regulator codes for MAKTGDRSRAVPGSALEPLHFALDRTSPVPLYYQLAQQLEAAIEQGALAPGNLLGNEIDLSTRLGLSRPTVRQAIQSLVDKGLLVRRRGVGTQVVHSQVKRPLELSSLYDDLEAAGQGPTTQVVRNAHVPATADVAAALGVAQGSQVTVLERLRATHGEPVAFLCNYLPPALLELDTERLESTGLYRLLRSAGITLHSARQTIGARSATGEEAALLAETEGAALLTMQRTAYDDTGRPVEYGTHIYRASRYAFDFRLLVRP; via the coding sequence ATGGCGAAGACCGGCGACCGTTCCCGTGCCGTGCCCGGCTCCGCGCTCGAACCGCTGCATTTCGCCCTGGACCGCACCAGCCCTGTGCCCCTCTACTACCAGCTCGCCCAGCAGTTGGAGGCGGCGATCGAGCAGGGCGCCCTCGCCCCGGGAAACCTTCTGGGCAACGAGATCGACCTGTCGACCCGCCTGGGCCTGTCCCGCCCGACGGTCCGTCAGGCGATCCAGTCCCTGGTCGACAAGGGCCTCCTGGTGCGACGGCGCGGAGTGGGCACGCAGGTCGTGCACAGCCAGGTGAAACGGCCGCTGGAACTGAGCAGCCTCTACGACGACCTGGAGGCGGCCGGACAGGGCCCCACCACGCAGGTCGTGCGCAACGCACACGTGCCGGCGACCGCCGACGTGGCCGCCGCGCTCGGCGTCGCGCAGGGCAGCCAGGTCACCGTCCTCGAGCGGCTGCGCGCCACCCACGGGGAGCCGGTGGCGTTCCTGTGCAACTACCTCCCGCCGGCCCTTCTGGAGCTCGACACGGAGCGTCTGGAGTCGACCGGCCTGTACCGGCTGCTCCGCTCGGCGGGCATCACCCTGCACAGCGCCCGCCAGACCATCGGCGCCCGCTCCGCCACCGGCGAGGAGGCCGCCCTCCTCGCCGAGACGGAGGGGGCGGCCCTGCTGACCATGCAGCGCACGGCGTACGACGACACCGGCCGGCCGGTCGAGTACGGGACGCACATCTACCGCGCGTCCCGGTACGCCTTCGACTTCCGGTTGCTGGTCAGGCCCTGA